One Meriones unguiculatus strain TT.TT164.6M chromosome 5, Bangor_MerUng_6.1, whole genome shotgun sequence DNA segment encodes these proteins:
- the Cd8b gene encoding T-cell surface glycoprotein CD8 beta chain isoform X1, with amino-acid sequence MQPWLWLVFSVKLSALWSSSALIQTPQSMTVLTNQTATMSCESKTLNNKNNIIYWLRDRQSPTKDKHYEFLASWNPSKRITMYGEEPKKENIMVFSDLTRYILNLTDVKPEDSGFYVCMMIGTPRIIFGRATELRVVDVLSTTPQTTKKTSLRKKQCPFPSPKTQKGLMCSLVPLSLLLAGILVLLVSLSVAVHFLCLRRKARIRFMKQFHK; translated from the exons ATGCAGCCATGGCTCTGGCTGGTCTTCAGTGTGAAGCTGTCAG CTCTCTGGAGCAGCTCTGCCCTCATTCAGACCCCTCAGTCCATGACAGTTCTAACCAACCAAACAGCAACAATGTCCTGTGAGTCTAAGACGTTAAATAATAAGAACAACATCATCTACTGGCTGAGAGACCGCCAGAGCCCCACCAAGGACAAGCACTATGAGTTCCTGGCCTCCTGGAATCCTTCCAAAAGAATCACTATGTACGGAGAAGAGCCGAAGAAGGAGAATATAATGGTATTTTCAGATTTAACCCGGTACATTCTCAACCTCACCGATGTGAAGCCGGAGGACAGTGGCTTCTACGTCTGCATGATGATTGGGACCCCCAGGATAATCTttgggagagcaacagagctgaGAGTAG TTGATGTCCTTTCTACGACTCCCCAGACCACCAAGAAGACTAGCCTCAGGAAGAAACAGTGCCCGTTCCCCAGCCCGAAGACCCAGAAGG GCCTGATGTGCAGCCTCGTTCCCCTCAGCCTGCTGCTGGCAGGCATCCTGGTCCTGCTGGTGTCCCTGAGTGTGGCCGTCCACTTTCTCT gcCTTCGGAGGAAAGCCCGAATCCGCTTCATGAAACA GTTTCACAAATGA
- the Cd8b gene encoding T-cell surface glycoprotein CD8 beta chain isoform X2 has product MTVLTNQTATMSCESKTLNNKNNIIYWLRDRQSPTKDKHYEFLASWNPSKRITMYGEEPKKENIMVFSDLTRYILNLTDVKPEDSGFYVCMMIGTPRIIFGRATELRVVDVLSTTPQTTKKTSLRKKQCPFPSPKTQKGLMCSLVPLSLLLAGILVLLVSLSVAVHFLCLRRKARIRFMKQFHK; this is encoded by the exons ATGACAGTTCTAACCAACCAAACAGCAACAATGTCCTGTGAGTCTAAGACGTTAAATAATAAGAACAACATCATCTACTGGCTGAGAGACCGCCAGAGCCCCACCAAGGACAAGCACTATGAGTTCCTGGCCTCCTGGAATCCTTCCAAAAGAATCACTATGTACGGAGAAGAGCCGAAGAAGGAGAATATAATGGTATTTTCAGATTTAACCCGGTACATTCTCAACCTCACCGATGTGAAGCCGGAGGACAGTGGCTTCTACGTCTGCATGATGATTGGGACCCCCAGGATAATCTttgggagagcaacagagctgaGAGTAG TTGATGTCCTTTCTACGACTCCCCAGACCACCAAGAAGACTAGCCTCAGGAAGAAACAGTGCCCGTTCCCCAGCCCGAAGACCCAGAAGG GCCTGATGTGCAGCCTCGTTCCCCTCAGCCTGCTGCTGGCAGGCATCCTGGTCCTGCTGGTGTCCCTGAGTGTGGCCGTCCACTTTCTCT gcCTTCGGAGGAAAGCCCGAATCCGCTTCATGAAACA GTTTCACAAATGA